One genomic segment of Deltaproteobacteria bacterium HGW-Deltaproteobacteria-18 includes these proteins:
- a CDS encoding cell filamentation protein Fic: protein MNYLPPFTITPHILNLVAGISEAVGRLTVPAEQSGALRLRRINRVRTIQGSLAIEGNTLSEAQITAILDGKRIIAPPREVQEVKNALAAYEFFGIWCPESETDLLEAHRILMSGLIDEAGRYRSGGVGVMAGLRVVHMAPPAGRVPQLMGDLFDWLATADVHPLIAASVFHYEFEFIHPFADGNGRVGRLWQSLILAHWNPLFADMPVESLVFDHQREYYQALQESSGQADSAPFITFMLQMILDTLYCVTPQVTPQVTPQVGELLAAMRGEMSREVLQSALGLRDRKSFHERYLRPALDADLIEMTLPAKPSSRLQQYRLTEKGRWFLADQAND from the coding sequence ATGAACTACCTGCCTCCCTTTACCATTACTCCGCACATTCTGAACCTGGTCGCCGGGATCAGCGAGGCTGTCGGTCGGTTGACCGTGCCTGCTGAACAGTCCGGAGCGCTGCGACTGCGGCGCATCAACCGGGTGCGCACCATTCAAGGCTCCCTTGCCATCGAAGGCAATACCCTGAGCGAGGCGCAGATCACCGCGATCCTGGATGGCAAGCGGATCATTGCTCCGCCCCGGGAGGTGCAGGAAGTCAAAAACGCGCTGGCGGCTTATGAGTTTTTCGGAATCTGGTGTCCGGAGAGCGAAACGGATCTACTCGAAGCGCACCGCATCCTGATGTCCGGCCTGATCGATGAAGCGGGCAGGTACAGAAGCGGCGGAGTGGGGGTGATGGCGGGCCTGCGGGTGGTCCACATGGCTCCTCCGGCGGGTCGGGTCCCGCAGTTGATGGGCGACCTGTTCGACTGGCTGGCGACGGCAGATGTCCATCCGCTCATCGCCGCTTCGGTCTTTCATTACGAGTTTGAGTTTATCCATCCCTTTGCCGACGGTAACGGCCGTGTGGGGCGTCTGTGGCAGAGCCTCATTCTGGCGCACTGGAACCCGCTGTTCGCGGATATGCCGGTGGAAAGCCTCGTTTTTGACCACCAGCGCGAATACTATCAGGCCTTGCAGGAGAGCTCCGGCCAGGCCGATTCCGCTCCGTTTATCACCTTCATGCTGCAGATGATTCTGGACACCTTGTACTGCGTCACCCCCCAGGTCACCCCCCAAGTCACCCCCCAGGTCGGCGAACTGCTTGCGGCGATGCGCGGGGAGATGAGCCGCGAAGTCCTGCAGTCCGCCTTGGGGCTGCGTGATCGTAAATCGTTCCACGAAAGGTATCTCAGGCCGGCGTTGGACGCTGACCTGATCGAGATGACCCTTCCCGCCAAACCCAGCAGCCGTCTGCAGCAATACCGCCTGACCGAAAAGGGGCGATGGTTTCTGGCGGATCAGGCCAATGACTGA
- a CDS encoding Bcr/CflA family drug resistance efflux transporter produces MTIPAPLKIRALLILALLAAFPPLSTDMYLPALPTMVATWQTTEAVINLTLVGFFISFSLALLFYGPLSDRYGRKPVLLGGISLYVLSCLVCAQAQSPTALIVGRILQGMGAASASTLSLAMTKDYFVGAERERVLAHMAVIVSLAPMLAPVLGGIMLTFADWSAIFLAQTLLGVVAICGVWRLKEPAPATTRTLAQVMGGYFRLMCNLRFMTQCTLIALGMTPLFCFIGGSSFIFVTYFGLSEQEYSYFFAFNSAALMLGFWICGRLLRRMPGFRIILLGYVGILVSSAILALCSDLGPWGMALPMACLTFSLGMSRPPSSNFLLEQVKNDAGSAASLIMFTYFVGGATAMWFIALPWDNKILTLALVGMATSALVLTLLPRLGRVRPE; encoded by the coding sequence ATGACAATACCAGCCCCCCTCAAAATACGAGCCCTGCTCATTCTGGCCCTGCTCGCGGCCTTTCCGCCGCTGTCCACGGACATGTATCTGCCGGCCCTGCCGACCATGGTCGCGACCTGGCAGACCACGGAAGCAGTCATCAACCTGACCCTGGTCGGCTTTTTCATCAGCTTCAGCCTGGCCCTGCTTTTCTACGGCCCGCTCTCGGATCGCTATGGGCGCAAGCCGGTGCTCCTTGGCGGCATCTCCCTCTATGTGCTGTCCTGCCTGGTCTGCGCCCAGGCCCAGAGCCCCACGGCCCTGATCGTCGGACGCATCCTGCAGGGCATGGGCGCGGCCTCGGCATCGACCCTGTCCCTGGCCATGACCAAGGACTATTTCGTGGGCGCGGAACGGGAAAGAGTCCTGGCCCACATGGCCGTCATCGTCTCCCTGGCCCCCATGCTCGCGCCCGTGCTCGGCGGAATCATGCTCACCTTCGCCGACTGGTCCGCCATCTTCCTCGCCCAGACGCTTCTTGGCGTCGTGGCCATCTGCGGAGTCTGGAGACTCAAGGAACCGGCCCCTGCCACGACCCGCACCCTGGCCCAGGTCATGGGCGGTTACTTCAGACTGATGTGCAACCTGCGCTTCATGACGCAGTGCACCCTCATCGCCCTGGGCATGACCCCTCTTTTCTGCTTCATCGGCGGATCTTCCTTCATCTTCGTGACCTATTTCGGTCTCAGCGAGCAGGAATACAGCTACTTCTTCGCTTTCAATTCAGCCGCGCTCATGCTCGGATTCTGGATCTGCGGCAGGCTGCTGCGACGCATGCCCGGATTTCGCATCATCCTGCTTGGCTACGTCGGAATCCTGGTCAGCTCGGCGATCCTGGCCCTTTGCTCGGACCTGGGCCCCTGGGGCATGGCCCTGCCCATGGCCTGCCTGACTTTCAGCCTTGGCATGTCCCGCCCGCCGAGCAGCAACTTCCTGCTCGAACAGGTCAAGAACGATGCCGGCTCGGCGGCCTCGCTCATCATGTTCACGTATTTCGTGGGCGGCGCCACGGCCATGTGGTTCATCGCCCTGCCCTGGGACAACAAGATCCTGACCTTGGCCCTGGTGGGCATGGCCACGAGCGCGCTAGTCCTCACGCTGCTGCCGAGGCTGGGACGGGTGCGGCCGGAGTGA